Below is a window of Streptomyces qaidamensis DNA.
GCCGGCGGCGTGATGGCGGGCCGCACCGGCTCCTGCGCGGAGCCGGACTGCGCTGTGTCCGGCCAGGTCTGACCGGCCGTGGCGGCATCGGCGGCGGGCGCCTCGGGCCACGGCGGCGGCGCGGACTGCGCCGACGAGGCCTGCTGCCGGGCGGACGCGGACTGTTCCGAGGACGAGGCCTGCTGCCTCGTGGAAGCGGACTGTGCCGAGGACGGGGGCTGCGTGGAGGACGTGGGTTGCGGCTCCGGAGCCGTCCAGTGCCGCAGCGCCCCGGACTCCAGGTCGATCTGGGCGCTGAGCGAGTCCAGGTCGTCGTCCGCGAAGCGGCGGGCCCGGTCGCGGGCCGCCCAGCGCAGCGAGTCGGCCGAGTGCGTGATGCGTTCGGTGCGCTCGCGCAGCCCGGGCAGCCGCTCGGTGAGCGCGGCGCGGTCCGGCTCGGACTCCAGGCGCTTGAGTTCGTCGTCCAGCTCGTGGCCGTGCGCGCTGAGCCGTTCGAAGAGGCCGACGGACTCCTTCAGGGACTCGTCCTCGGCGACGGCCGCGTGCAGCGCGTCCTGCGTGGCGCGCATCGAGGTGCGCAGCTTCAGCCGGAGCTGGGCGAGTTCGCCCGCGGCGCCGGGCTGGGCGAAGGACTTGGCGCGCAGTGTGTGCTCCTCGACCGTGCGGCGGGCCTGGGTGATGCCGCGGTCCACGCCGCGCTTGGCGGCGCCGACCGCCTTCACGGTGGCGTACGCCCCGAGCCCGAACAGGAGCACGAAGAGCAGGGCGAAGACGGCGATCACTGCATCCACAAGGGCTCCTCCTCGGACGTCACGGCGCTTCGCGTCGCTCTTCAACGGTAAACGCAACGGGCAGGTCCGGAGTTCCAGTAAAACCCCGAACCTGCCCGTAGGGGACCACCCCGAGAGGGACCACCCCGCGAGGGGACGGCCCATAAGGGGCCCCGAGGGGCCCCGCCCACAAGGGACAGCACAGAGAGCGGTTCGCCCGCCCCGGCAGCTACGCCGGAACGATGTTCACCAGCTTCGGCGCGCGCACGATCACCTTCCGGATCCCGGCACCGCCCAGCGCGGCGACGACCTTCTCGTCCGCCAGCGCGGCCTTCTCCAGCTCGTCGTCGGAGATCGACGGCGCGACCTCCAGCCGCGCCTTGACCTTGCCCTTGATCTGCACGACGCAGGTCACGGTCTCGTCGACGACGTACGCCGGGTCGGCCACCGGGAAGTCCTGGTGCACCACCGAGTCGGTGTGCCCCAGCCGGCGCCACAGCTCCTCGGCGATGTGCGGGGCCAGCGGCGCGACCATCAGCACCAGGGCCTCGGCGACCGGGCGGGACACGGGCCCGCCCACCTTGGTCAGGTGGTTGTTCAGCTCGGTGACCTTGGCGATGGCGGTGTTGAACCGCATGCCCTCCAGGTCGCCGCCGACCCCGTCGATCGCCTTGTGCAGGGCACGCAGCGTCTCCTCACCGGGCTCGGTGTCGACGACGGTGACCTCGCCGGTCGCCTCGTCGACGATGTTGCGCCACAGCCGCTGCAGCAGCCGGAACTGGCCGACCACCGCGCGCGTGTCCCACGGCCGGGAGACGTCCAGCGGGCCCATCGCCATCTCGTACAGGCGCAGCGTGTCGGCTCCGTACTCGGCGCAGATCTCGTCCGGAGTGACCGCGTTCTTCAGGGACTTGCCCATCTTGCCCAGCAGCCGGGAGACCTTCTCGCCCTGGTACCAGTACGCGCCGTCGCGCTCCTCCACCTCGGCGGCCGGCACCGCGATGCCACGGCTGTCGCGGTACACGTAGGCCTGGATCATGCCCTGGTTGAACAGCTTGTGGAACGGCTCGGCGGACGAGACGTGACCCAGGTCGTACAGGACCTTGGACCAGAAGCGCGCGTACAGCAGGTGCAGCACGGCGTGCTCGGCGCCGCCGACGTACAGGTCGACACCGCCGTGCGGCCGGCCCTCGCGCGGGCCCATCCAGTACTGCTCGATCTCGGGGTCGACCAGCTTCTCGGAGTTGTGCGGGTCCAGGTAGCGCAGTTCGTACCAGCAGGAACCGGCCCAGTTGGGCATGGTGTTGGTCTCGCGCCGGTACGGGCGCGGGCCCCGTCCGTCACCCAGGTCCAGCGTGACGTTCACCCAGTCCTCGTTGCGGGACAGCGGCGTCTCGGGCTGGGTGTCGGCGTCGTCCGGGTCGAAGGTGCGCGGCGAGTAGTCCTCGACCTCGGGCAGCTCCAGGGGCAGCATCGACTCGGGCAGCGCGTGGGCGATGCCGTCCTCGTCGTAGACGATCGGGAAGGGCTCGCCCCAGTAGCGCTGGCGGCTGAACAGCCAGTCGCGCAGCCGGAAGTTGACGGTGCCCTCGCCGACGCCGGACCGCTCCAGCCACTCGGTGATGCGCGCCTTGGCCCCGGCGACGTCCAGGCCGTCCAGGCTGACCTCGCCGTTCGAGGAGTTGATGATCTTCGCGTCGTACGACGAGAAGGCGTTCTCCCAGGTGGAGGTGTCCGTGCCGCGGCCGTCGGTCGGCTCGACGATGCAGGTGATCGGCAGCTCGAAGGCGCGCGCGAACTCGAAGTCGCGCTGGTCACCGGCCGGGACGGCCATGATCGCGCCGGTGCCGTAGCCCATCAGGACGTAGTCGGCGATGAAGACCGGGACCTGCTCGCCGTTGACCGGGTTGGTGGCGTACGCGCCGATGAAGACGCCGGTCTTGTCCTTGGCCTCGGCCTGGCGCTCCACGTCGGACTTCGAGGCGGCCTGGGCGCGGTAGGCGGCGACGGCCTCGCCCGGGGTCGCGTGACCGCCGGTCCAGACGTCGTGCGTGCCCTCGGGCCAGGCGGCCGGGGTGAACTTCTCCACCAGCGGGTGCTCGGGCGCCAGCACCATGTAGGTGGCGCCGAACAGGGTGTCGGGGCGGGTGGTGAAGACGGTGATGCGCTCGCCGTCGATGGGGAAGTCGACGCGGGCACCCTCGCTGCGGCCGATCCAGTTGCGCTGCTGCAGCTTGATGGCCTCGGGCCAGTCCAGCTCCTCCAGGTCTTCCAGCAGCCGGTCGGCGTAGGCCGTGATGCGCATGTTCCACTGGCGCAGCTTGGCCTTGAAGACCGGGAAGTTGCCGCGCTCGGAGCGGCCTTCGGCGGTGACCTCCTCGTTGGCCAGCACGGTGCCCAGCCCGGGGCACCAGTTGACCGGCGCGTCGGAGGCGTAGGCCAGCCGGAACTCGCCCAGGACGTCGGCCTTCTCGGCGGCGCTCAGCTCGCTCCACGCGCGCGTGTGCCCTGGTACGGGCCGTTCACCGGACTCGAACGCGGCGACCAGCTCGGCGATCGGGCGGGCCCTGCCGGCCTCGTGGTCGTACCAGGAGTTGAAGATCTTCAGGAAGATCCACTGGGTCCACTTGTAGTAGTCCGGGTCGATCGTGGCGAACGACCGGCGCTTGTCGTGGCCCAGGCCCAGCCGGCGCAGCTGGGACTTCATGTTCTCCATGTTGGCTTCGGTGGACACGCGCGGGTGCGTGCCGGTCTGCACCGCGTACTGCTCGGCGGGCAGGCCGAAGGCGTCGAAGCCCAGGGTGTGCAGGACGTTGTGGCCGGTCATCCGCTGGAAGCGGGCGAAGACGTCCGTGGCGATGTAGCCCAGCGGGTGGCCGACGTGCAGGCCCGCACCGGAGGGGTACGGGAACATGTCCATGATGAACTTCTTGGGGCGGTCGACGGTCTCCCGGTCACCGGCCAGGTCGCCCTTGGGGTTCGGTGCGGCGTAGGTGCCGTCGGCGTCCCAGAAGTCCTGCCAGCGTGCCTCGATCTCGGCAGCCATGGCGGCCGTGTAGCGGTGCGGCGCCGCCACCTCGGAGGTGGCGGCGGGGTTCGTCTCGCTCATGATCCTCAAAGCTCCATCGATCGTCTCTGCCTGCGGCTGTCTGGTTCGAGAAACGAAAAATCCCCTCGCACAGGAGGGGACGCCGCGCCGATGCCGGCCACTCGGTTCGTCCGGTGGCCGGGACTGATCAGCGCGGCCCGCTAAGCAGAAGGCGTACGGCACGCATGGCGCTAGGGTACCGCAGGCCCCCAGCGCGTCGCGACGCGCTGCCGAGGGGCCGTCTCGGTGTCAAACAAGCTGAACCAAGGTCAATGGTTACTTCGCGTAACAGCCACTAAAGGACATCGCAGCAGCCAGATTGTCCTTTGATAACAGCGCAATAACTCAAACCTCGTACCCACCGGTATGACTCCGCTTAGAGTTCGGCAGCGGGACCGCTGCTTTCCCGAACCGCTCGGAGTTGCCCCCATGAACCCTCATCGCAGTAACACCTCCCTACCCCCGGTCGCCGGGACGTGGGGAGGCAAGTCGTGAACCCCTACGACTCCACGGCAGACGACTCGTTCGCCGAGTTCCTCAACTTCGGTGCGGGTGTGCTGTCCCTCGTGTGTCTGACGTGCTCGGTGATCTGGGGGCTGGTCGCCCAGGACCGGGTCCTCCTCGACGCCCGCCGCCGCATCCTGGCGCAGGCCGTGCACCGGACCACGGCCGTCGCCTCGATCCTCTTCCTGCTGGTGCACATCGGCGTGAAGCTGGCGCTGTCCCACACCTCGTGGATCGCGGCGGTGATCCCCTTCGGGCTGGTGTTCACCGACGAGGAGCTGGTCGGGGGCAGGTCGTTCCTGATCGGCCTGGGCACCCTGGCAGGCATGCTCATGATCTTCGTGGGCATCACCGGCGTGCTGCGCAACCGCTTCGCGTCCCCCGCCCCTGTCGCGGCCCGCTGGCGGGCCATGCACATGCTGGCCTACCCGGCCTGGTGCGCCGCCCTGGTCCACGGCCTCTACGCGGGTCGCCCGGCCAAGCCGATCTTCGTCATCCTGTACTGCCTGTCCCTGGCCGGCGTGGCCGGCGCCCTCGCCCTGCGCGCGGCTCCGCGCCAGGTCAAGCGCCAGGTCGCCGACAAGGTCGCCTCGCTGATCGGGCCCGGTGAGGGCCTGGGCCGCAGGGATCTGGAGGAGAGCCGGGCCCGGGCCGGCGGCGGCTCCGCGCTGCCCGGCTACGACGGCCGGGAGGCAGCCGCCCGCCCATCGGCGTCCCCGTCCGGGCCGCTGTACGAGAAGGCGGAACGCCCCGCGGCCAAGGAACCGGCGAACGGCTTCGCCGCCGCCTACCGGGCCGTCTCGGGCCCGCCTCAGGGGCAGCAGGCCTTCGCGCCCGGGCCGACCACCAGCATGCAGCTGCCGCTGGACTTGCAGCCCACCGAGACCATCCCGACCGTGGACGGCCCCTCCAGCACCTCGGGCAACTGGCCGATACCGTCCCCGCCGCCGGTCGGCGAGGCCCCGCCGTCGGCCTACGACCCGCTCCAGGACACGGGCTTCAACATCCCGCCCTACGACCCCCTGCAGGACACGGGACAAAGCATCCCGGCCTATGGCAATCCAGGCGTCTCCGGCTTTGGATCGAGTGACGTGTACGACACGGGTGAGACGAATGCCGTCTACGACACGTACTACCCGAACGACACGTACAACAGCGGTCCCGCCACTGAAACAACGCCCGGTGCGTCCTATGACTTCGACGCTCCGGGATCGGGCGAACCTTGGAACACGCCTTCCGGAGGCTTTAAGTGAACGAGGCCCTGCCCGACGTACCCGAAGTCCGCGTCGTCGGCCTTCCTCAGCTCACGTCGGGCTTCGACCTTGTCGATCGGCTCGATCTGCCCATGCACCTCAAGGTGCACGGGCCGCTCGAACCGATGGGCGGCGAGCAGCTCGCGCAACTCGCCGAACGCATCAACCTGAAGGGCCGCGGCGGCGCGGGCTTCCCCTTCCACAAGAAGCTGCGCTCGGTCGCCGAGGCGGCGATCAAGCGCGGCGTCCGGCCCGTCGTCGTCGTGAACGGCAGCGAGGACGAGCCGGCCTGCCGCAAGGACACGGTGCTGATCAACCGTGCTCCTCATCTGATCCTGGACGGCGCGCTGCTGTGCGCCGAGGCCCTGGGTGCCCGCACGCTCGTGGTGGGGGTCACCCGTGAGTCGACCCAGCGCTCCATGGAGGCCGCGCTCGCCGAACGCGGCCTCAACAACGGCCGCCGCTCGGCGCTGCGCGCGCGTGTCCAGCGCAATCCGGTCCGCATGGTCACCGGTGCCGCCGCCTCGCTGATCCGCTCGATCGACGGCGGGCCGGCCATCCCGCCCGGCCGCAAGGTCAGCGCCTCGCAGAACGGCGTCGGCGGCGCACCCACCCTGCTGTCCAACGCCGAGACCTTCGCCCAGCTGGCGATCGCCGCCCGCATCGGCCCGGAGCGCTACGGCAACACCGGCCTGTACGACGAGCCCGGCACCGTCATGCTCACGGTGTCCGGCGCGGTCGCCCGCCCCATGGTGATCGAGGTCCCGACGGGCGTGCCCCTGCGGTACGTCCTGCAGCTCGCCGGCGCACCGCCGGTACCGCAGGGCGTGCTCACCGGCGGCTACCACGGCAAGTGGATCGACGCGGCGACGGTCAACGAGGCGATCGTCTCCCGCAACTCCCTGGACGCCGTGGGCGGCGCGCTCGGCGCCGGCGCGATTCTGCCGATCACTCAGGACACCTGCCCGCTGGGCGAGTCGCTGCGGGTGGCGCAGTGGCTGGCCGAGGAGAGCGCGGGTCAGTGCGGCCCCTGCTACCTCGGCCTGCCGGCCGCCGCGCGCGGCCTGGAGGACATCCTCAACGGCGGCGGACCGGCCGCCCTGGAGGCGCTCAAGCAGGTCGCCAAGAACGTGAAGCGGCGCGGCGCGTGCTCGCACCCGGACGGCTCCGCGATGTTCCTGGAATCGACCATCAAGGCGTTCACGGACGACCTGGCCGCCCACGTCCTCGGCAACGGCTGCGGACGGCCCGTGGAGGGCGTTCTGCCGCTCTTCGAGGGCGGCAGGGCCCCGACGGGCATCCCGGGCGGCGGCGAGTCCGATGAGAACGGCCCCAGCCGCCAGAAGATCTACGTCGACTGGACGCTGTGCCGGGGCCACGGACTGTGCGCGGACATCCTCCCGGAGGTGTTCCAGCTGGGGGCCGACGGTTTCCCGACCGTGGCGCAGGCACAGGTGCCGCGGTACGCCGAGGCGAAGGCTCTACGCGCGGTGCGTCGCTGCCCGGCGCTGGCGCTGCGCATCGAGGAGGCGGGCGCGCCGGGTGCGCCGTCCCGCAACCTGCCGGTCCTCTCCCAGGGCCGCGGCCGCCGCGCTCTCGGCCGCTGAGCACACGTACGGCGGGCTCCCTTCCAGGGGGCCCGCCGTACGCATACCCACGACAAGAAGGCGGGCCATCCGATGGGATGGCCCGCCTTCTCAACTTCTGTGGAGCTAAGGAGAATTGAACTCCTGACCTCCTGCATGCCATGCAGGCGCTCTACCAACTGAGCTATAGCCCCTTGCCGGTGCTCCGCCGGGTTTCCCCGGCGGCGAAGCCAACATTACTGGCCCATCAGCCCCAACACCAAATCGGTTTCACTTCGCCCGAAATGCCCGTTATGCCGTGACGAACGAGTAGAACCGCTTGAGCGTGCAGTGCTCCTCCAGCAGCCGCCCGTAGATCGGCTCCCCCTCCAACTCGCGGTACGTCTCGATCGGGTCGCCTTTTATGATCAGCGCCCGCGCGCATTCCTCGCACCAGTACTGGTAGTCGGGATTGATCGGTTCCATGTCGCGGACGATCGGAGTCCC
It encodes the following:
- the leuS gene encoding leucine--tRNA ligase gives rise to the protein MSETNPAATSEVAAPHRYTAAMAAEIEARWQDFWDADGTYAAPNPKGDLAGDRETVDRPKKFIMDMFPYPSGAGLHVGHPLGYIATDVFARFQRMTGHNVLHTLGFDAFGLPAEQYAVQTGTHPRVSTEANMENMKSQLRRLGLGHDKRRSFATIDPDYYKWTQWIFLKIFNSWYDHEAGRARPIAELVAAFESGERPVPGHTRAWSELSAAEKADVLGEFRLAYASDAPVNWCPGLGTVLANEEVTAEGRSERGNFPVFKAKLRQWNMRITAYADRLLEDLEELDWPEAIKLQQRNWIGRSEGARVDFPIDGERITVFTTRPDTLFGATYMVLAPEHPLVEKFTPAAWPEGTHDVWTGGHATPGEAVAAYRAQAASKSDVERQAEAKDKTGVFIGAYATNPVNGEQVPVFIADYVLMGYGTGAIMAVPAGDQRDFEFARAFELPITCIVEPTDGRGTDTSTWENAFSSYDAKIINSSNGEVSLDGLDVAGAKARITEWLERSGVGEGTVNFRLRDWLFSRQRYWGEPFPIVYDEDGIAHALPESMLPLELPEVEDYSPRTFDPDDADTQPETPLSRNEDWVNVTLDLGDGRGPRPYRRETNTMPNWAGSCWYELRYLDPHNSEKLVDPEIEQYWMGPREGRPHGGVDLYVGGAEHAVLHLLYARFWSKVLYDLGHVSSAEPFHKLFNQGMIQAYVYRDSRGIAVPAAEVEERDGAYWYQGEKVSRLLGKMGKSLKNAVTPDEICAEYGADTLRLYEMAMGPLDVSRPWDTRAVVGQFRLLQRLWRNIVDEATGEVTVVDTEPGEETLRALHKAIDGVGGDLEGMRFNTAIAKVTELNNHLTKVGGPVSRPVAEALVLMVAPLAPHIAEELWRRLGHTDSVVHQDFPVADPAYVVDETVTCVVQIKGKVKARLEVAPSISDDELEKAALADEKVVAALGGAGIRKVIVRAPKLVNIVPA
- a CDS encoding ferric reductase-like transmembrane domain-containing protein, which produces MNPYDSTADDSFAEFLNFGAGVLSLVCLTCSVIWGLVAQDRVLLDARRRILAQAVHRTTAVASILFLLVHIGVKLALSHTSWIAAVIPFGLVFTDEELVGGRSFLIGLGTLAGMLMIFVGITGVLRNRFASPAPVAARWRAMHMLAYPAWCAALVHGLYAGRPAKPIFVILYCLSLAGVAGALALRAAPRQVKRQVADKVASLIGPGEGLGRRDLEESRARAGGGSALPGYDGREAAARPSASPSGPLYEKAERPAAKEPANGFAAAYRAVSGPPQGQQAFAPGPTTSMQLPLDLQPTETIPTVDGPSSTSGNWPIPSPPPVGEAPPSAYDPLQDTGFNIPPYDPLQDTGQSIPAYGNPGVSGFGSSDVYDTGETNAVYDTYYPNDTYNSGPATETTPGASYDFDAPGSGEPWNTPSGGFK
- a CDS encoding NADH-quinone oxidoreductase subunit NuoF family protein, yielding MNEALPDVPEVRVVGLPQLTSGFDLVDRLDLPMHLKVHGPLEPMGGEQLAQLAERINLKGRGGAGFPFHKKLRSVAEAAIKRGVRPVVVVNGSEDEPACRKDTVLINRAPHLILDGALLCAEALGARTLVVGVTRESTQRSMEAALAERGLNNGRRSALRARVQRNPVRMVTGAAASLIRSIDGGPAIPPGRKVSASQNGVGGAPTLLSNAETFAQLAIAARIGPERYGNTGLYDEPGTVMLTVSGAVARPMVIEVPTGVPLRYVLQLAGAPPVPQGVLTGGYHGKWIDAATVNEAIVSRNSLDAVGGALGAGAILPITQDTCPLGESLRVAQWLAEESAGQCGPCYLGLPAAARGLEDILNGGGPAALEALKQVAKNVKRRGACSHPDGSAMFLESTIKAFTDDLAAHVLGNGCGRPVEGVLPLFEGGRAPTGIPGGGESDENGPSRQKIYVDWTLCRGHGLCADILPEVFQLGADGFPTVAQAQVPRYAEAKALRAVRRCPALALRIEEAGAPGAPSRNLPVLSQGRGRRALGR